A section of the Candidatus Baltobacteraceae bacterium genome encodes:
- a CDS encoding NAD(P)(+) transhydrogenase (Re/Si-specific) subunit beta, with product MSATAVGLYLGDLVAIALFMYGLHELNSPATARRGNRIAMIGMVIAIVAILIQTGAVGWWAILIGVVVGGAVGIVAAFKVKMTAMPQMVALYNGAGGGAAALISIVEYYVSLNGTASLDNVIAVSLVLSLIIGAVSFAGSIIAFLKLQELMTGRPVTYPGQQVVNAIILLAIVGLGVWFVVTLGILPPGAFLGLVVAALLLGVLFVLPIGGADMPVVISLLNSCTGVAVAIAGFEINSFLLIVCGALVGASGTILTVAMGKAMNRPLTNVLFGAFGSAGGTEAVTGSGGPQQIRQASADDVAIMLAYANKVVFVPGYGMAVAQAQHSVKALADQLEKRGVKVLYAIHPVAGRMPGHMNVLLAEANVPYNQLLDMEDVNPEFSTTDVALVIGANDVTNPAARNVASSPIYGMPILDVDKANNVVVLKRSMRSGFAGIENPLYEMPNCSMLFGDAKASVEELTAAVKAT from the coding sequence GTGAGCGCCACCGCGGTCGGCCTCTATCTCGGCGATCTCGTCGCCATCGCGCTCTTTATGTACGGCCTGCACGAACTGAACTCGCCGGCGACGGCGCGGCGGGGCAACCGCATTGCGATGATCGGCATGGTTATCGCGATCGTCGCCATCCTCATACAAACCGGCGCCGTCGGCTGGTGGGCGATTCTCATCGGTGTCGTCGTGGGCGGTGCCGTCGGCATCGTCGCAGCCTTCAAAGTCAAAATGACCGCGATGCCGCAGATGGTCGCGCTGTACAACGGCGCGGGCGGCGGCGCGGCGGCGCTCATTTCGATCGTCGAGTACTACGTGTCGCTCAACGGAACGGCGTCGCTCGACAACGTGATCGCAGTCTCGCTCGTTCTCTCGCTCATCATTGGGGCGGTCAGCTTCGCCGGCTCGATCATCGCGTTTCTCAAGCTTCAGGAGTTGATGACCGGGCGCCCGGTGACGTATCCGGGACAGCAGGTCGTCAACGCAATCATTCTTCTCGCGATTGTCGGGCTGGGCGTGTGGTTCGTCGTCACGCTGGGGATTTTGCCGCCGGGCGCGTTCCTTGGCCTCGTCGTCGCCGCGCTGCTGCTCGGCGTGCTCTTCGTGCTCCCGATCGGCGGGGCCGACATGCCGGTCGTGATCTCGCTGCTCAACTCGTGTACCGGCGTGGCCGTCGCGATCGCGGGGTTCGAGATCAACTCGTTCCTGCTCATCGTGTGCGGTGCGCTCGTCGGCGCGAGCGGTACGATTCTCACGGTTGCGATGGGCAAAGCGATGAATCGTCCGCTGACCAACGTGCTTTTCGGCGCGTTCGGTTCGGCCGGCGGGACCGAAGCGGTGACCGGCTCGGGTGGGCCGCAGCAGATTCGTCAAGCCAGTGCCGACGACGTCGCAATCATGCTGGCCTATGCCAACAAGGTCGTCTTCGTTCCGGGATACGGCATGGCGGTCGCGCAAGCGCAGCATAGCGTCAAAGCGCTAGCCGATCAGCTCGAAAAGCGCGGCGTCAAAGTGCTTTACGCGATCCATCCGGTCGCCGGACGTATGCCGGGGCACATGAACGTTCTGCTCGCGGAAGCCAACGTGCCCTACAATCAGCTGCTCGACATGGAAGACGTCAATCCGGAGTTTTCGACGACCGACGTCGCGCTGGTCATCGGCGCTAACGACGTCACCAATCCGGCCGCGCGCAACGTCGCGAGTTCGCCGATTTACGGCATGCCGATCCTCGACGTCGACAAAGCCAACAACGTCGTCGTGCTCAAGCGCTCGATGCGCTCGGGGTTTGCGGGCATCGAAAATCCATTGTACGAGATGCCCAACTGCTCGATGCTCTTCGGCGACGCGAAAGCGTCGGTCGAGGAACTCACTGCGGCGGTAAAAGCTACTTAG
- a CDS encoding Re/Si-specific NAD(P)(+) transhydrogenase subunit alpha, protein MIFAVPREAASKERRVALVPETVSKFVKSGISVRVQRGAGTAAAFPDDLYTAAGATIVDDPRQLVAEADAVLTVGRPSPETLGALRPGTVVVGFLNPLGDPAYLADLARAGVTALAMEMIPRITRAQSMDALSSQSNIAGYKAVLLGAATLPKFFPMLTTAAGTIPPAKVLVLGAGVAGLQAIATARRLGAVVSGYDVRAVVKEQVQSLGATFLEFDLGGDAEGAGGYAKELTPEQQERQRAWMVEQIGANDVVITTALVPGRKAPILVSEAAVAAMKPGSVIVDIAAEAGGNCALTKADEIVTSGNGVAIVGTTNLPSTMPYHASQLYSRNINALLSPWIKDGVLTIDMNDDVAKGACVVHAGNALVGGPAS, encoded by the coding sequence ATGATTTTTGCGGTACCCCGCGAGGCCGCTTCTAAGGAGCGCAGGGTTGCGCTCGTGCCCGAAACGGTCTCGAAGTTCGTCAAGTCCGGTATTTCGGTTCGCGTGCAGCGCGGCGCCGGCACCGCCGCGGCCTTCCCCGACGATCTCTACACGGCGGCGGGGGCGACGATCGTTGACGATCCGCGCCAACTCGTCGCCGAGGCCGACGCCGTACTCACCGTCGGCCGGCCGTCGCCCGAAACGCTGGGAGCGCTTCGGCCCGGCACCGTCGTCGTCGGATTTCTCAATCCGTTAGGCGACCCGGCGTATCTCGCGGATCTCGCGCGAGCCGGCGTCACGGCCCTAGCGATGGAAATGATCCCGCGCATCACGCGCGCGCAATCGATGGACGCCCTTTCGTCGCAAAGTAATATCGCAGGTTATAAAGCGGTGCTGCTCGGGGCCGCCACGCTCCCGAAGTTTTTTCCGATGCTCACGACCGCCGCGGGAACGATCCCGCCCGCCAAGGTGCTCGTGCTCGGAGCCGGCGTCGCGGGCTTACAGGCGATCGCGACCGCGCGGCGGCTCGGCGCCGTGGTCAGCGGTTACGACGTGCGTGCCGTCGTCAAAGAACAGGTGCAGTCACTCGGCGCGACGTTCCTGGAGTTCGATCTCGGCGGCGATGCCGAGGGCGCGGGAGGCTACGCTAAGGAGCTCACGCCCGAACAGCAGGAGCGCCAGCGCGCGTGGATGGTCGAACAGATCGGAGCGAACGACGTTGTGATCACGACCGCGCTCGTTCCGGGCCGCAAGGCTCCCATACTCGTCAGCGAAGCGGCGGTTGCCGCGATGAAACCCGGAAGCGTGATCGTCGATATCGCGGCCGAAGCCGGCGGCAACTGCGCGCTGACCAAGGCCGACGAAATCGTGACCTCCGGCAACGGCGTGGCCATCGTCGGTACGACGAACCTTCCGTCGACGATGCCGTACCACGCAAGCCAGCTCTACTCGCGCAATATCAACGCGCTATTGTCGCCGTGGATCAAAGACGGCGTACTGACGATCGACATGAACGACGACGTCGCCAAAGGCGCGTGCGTCGTTCACGCAGGCAACGCTCTGGTAGGAGGACCCGCATCGTAA
- a CDS encoding NAD(P) transhydrogenase subunit alpha, whose protein sequence is MDAAHYLNLLLVLVLAIFVGFEVISKVPTTLHTPLMSATNAIHGIVIVGAIVIVAQLFGGSAPGVVMIGLATAAVTLGAINVFGGFAVTERMLQMFKGKERTK, encoded by the coding sequence ATGGATGCCGCACACTATCTCAACCTGTTGCTGGTACTCGTTCTGGCGATCTTCGTCGGTTTCGAAGTCATCTCGAAAGTTCCGACGACCTTGCACACGCCGCTGATGTCGGCGACCAATGCGATTCACGGCATCGTCATCGTCGGCGCGATCGTCATCGTCGCGCAGCTCTTCGGCGGCTCGGCCCCCGGGGTAGTCATGATCGGGCTCGCGACTGCGGCCGTAACGTTGGGCGCGATCAACGTCTTCGGCGGATTCGCCGTTACCGAACGCATGCTGCAGATGTTCAAGGGTAAGGAGCGGACCAAGTGA